CTCCTTGAGGGCCTGGAGGTCCTGATCGAAATGCCTCTGCACTTCGGGTCCTCCTTGCCGGCTCAGCCGAAGCGGCCGGTGATGTAGTCCTCGGTCAGCTTCTCCCTGGGGCTCGTGAACATGTGCGCCGTGTCGTCGTATTCGATCAGCTCGCCGCTGAGCATGAAGGCGGTGCTATCGGAAACGCGCGCGGCCTGCTGCATGTTGTGGGTGACCACCACGATCGTGTAGGTGCGCTTGAGGTCGAGGATCAGCTCCTCGATCCGGGCGGTCGCGCTCGGATCGAGCGCCGAGGCCGGCTCGTCCATCAGCACGACTTCGGGCTCGACCGCGAGGCAGCGCGCGATGCACAGACGCTGCTGCTGTCCGCCCGACAGCTGCAGCGCCGACTTGTCGAGCCGGTCCTTGACCTCGTCCCACAGCGCGGCTTGGCGCAGCGCCTGCTCGACACGTGCTTCGACTTCCGTGCGGTCGCGAAGTCCCAGCAGCCGCAGCCCGAAGTCGACATTGGCGAAGATCGACTTCGGGAAAGGATTGGCGCGCTGGAACACCATCCCGACCCGCCGCCGAAGCTCCACCACGTCGGTGTCGCGCGTCGTGACGTCGCGCCCGTCGATGAGGACTTCCCCCTCGGTGCGCACCCCGGCGATC
The sequence above is a segment of the Candidatus Eisenbacteria bacterium genome. Coding sequences within it:
- the pstB gene encoding phosphate ABC transporter ATP-binding protein PstB, translated to MPIATRAFNLYYGAHHALKNISFDIRARSVTAIIGPSGCGKSTLLRSFNRMNDLIAGVRTEGEVLIDGRDVTTRDTDVVELRRRVGMVFQRANPFPKSIFANVDFGLRLLGLRDRTEVEARVEQALRQAALWDEVKDRLDKSALQLSGGQQQRLCIARCLAVEPEVVLMDEPASALDPSATARIEELILDLKRTYTIVVVTHNMQQAARVSDSTAFMLSGELIEYDDTAHMFTSPREKLTEDYITGRFG